A window of the Candidatus Omnitrophota bacterium genome harbors these coding sequences:
- the rsmI gene encoding 16S rRNA (cytidine(1402)-2'-O)-methyltransferase, with protein sequence MLYVVSTPIGNLADVSFRAIEVLKSVDLIACEDTRHTKILLDQYHILTPTTSYFEHNKLIKGQYLLRVLKEGKDVALVSDAGTPGILDPGYNIINLAIENNINVTVIPGPTAFINALVLSGKPAHSFIFEGFLPNKSISRHNRLKELSGLKRTVIFYESCHRILATIKDVHEIFGDKHIVVARELTKKFEEIIRGSPEYILSHFKQNKPRGEFVVVI encoded by the coding sequence ATGTTGTATGTTGTTTCTACCCCAATAGGCAATCTGGCTGATGTAAGTTTTAGGGCCATCGAAGTGTTAAAATCTGTAGATTTGATTGCTTGCGAAGATACCAGACATACCAAAATCCTCCTTGATCAATATCATATCCTTACTCCGACCACAAGCTATTTTGAGCACAACAAACTTATTAAGGGCCAATATTTGCTGAGGGTTTTAAAAGAAGGAAAGGATGTAGCTCTAGTCTCTGATGCAGGTACTCCCGGCATCCTTGACCCGGGCTATAATATAATAAATCTGGCGATCGAAAATAATATTAACGTTACCGTTATTCCCGGACCCACCGCTTTTATTAATGCTTTAGTCCTGTCCGGCAAGCCAGCGCACAGTTTTATATTCGAAGGATTTCTGCCGAATAAAAGTATTTCCCGGCACAACCGCCTTAAAGAGTTATCGGGCCTTAAGCGAACTGTAATATTTTATGAATCTTGCCACAGGATACTTGCCACTATTAAAGATGTCCATGAAATATTTGGTGATAAGCATATAGTGGTAGCCAGAGAACTCACCAAGAAATTTGAAGAGATTATAAGGGGCTCTCCAGAATACATATTGAGCCATTTCAAACAAAATAAACCCCGCGGAGAATTCGTGGTTGTTATTTGA
- the glmS gene encoding glutamine--fructose-6-phosphate transaminase (isomerizing) codes for MCGIIGYVGQKQAQPILLNGLKRLEYRGYDSSGIAILSPASNCIRIKKTPGKIKNLENIISQHPLPGRVGIAHTRWATHGAPTKINAHPHSDCGNKIAIVHNGIIENHALLRTMLCKEGHHFSSETDTEAIVHLVEKFYKSMPLEEAVRKALGNIVGSFAIAVISEKEPGKIIGARLGSPLVVGIGKDENFLASDVPAILDKVKDIIFLNDNEMVILEDDKYAIKGLDGKLKQAKVIRINWSIDQAQKQGYKHFMLKEINEQPHIVEDLIDSRIDHGSGIVFEEMKIPAEKFKNIKNINIVACGTAYHAGIVGKYIIESLCAIPVNVDVSSEFRYRDLLIDKDSLVIAISQSGETADTLAGIREAKNRGASILSICNVLGSTLTRESDGVIYTHAGPEIGVASTKAYIAQLVILYLLAFYIADKRRTLSKPQIERHVEKLRQIPRMQRAILSRQDKIARIAKKNSNFGSFLFLGRSFNYPSALEGALKLKEISYIPAEGYAAGEMKHGPIALIDEYRAVVCITPASKVYDKMVSNIQEILSRRGKVIAIASAGDNQIGKMTKDVVLVPKTEELFSPLTVALPLQLLAYHIAAKRGCDVDQPRNLAKSVTVE; via the coding sequence GAGGTTATGATTCCAGTGGGATAGCGATACTCTCTCCTGCCAGCAACTGTATCCGGATTAAAAAAACCCCAGGTAAAATTAAAAACCTTGAGAATATTATCAGCCAACATCCTTTGCCAGGAAGGGTCGGCATAGCCCATACAAGGTGGGCAACGCATGGCGCACCCACAAAGATTAATGCTCATCCCCATAGTGACTGCGGTAATAAGATCGCCATTGTCCATAACGGCATAATTGAGAATCATGCTTTGTTAAGAACCATGCTATGTAAGGAAGGCCATCATTTTTCCAGCGAAACCGATACAGAAGCCATCGTGCATCTTGTTGAAAAATTTTATAAATCTATGCCCTTAGAAGAAGCCGTAAGGAAAGCGCTTGGTAATATAGTTGGTTCTTTTGCTATAGCGGTTATTTCTGAAAAAGAACCTGGTAAAATAATCGGGGCGCGATTAGGCAGCCCTCTGGTTGTCGGCATTGGTAAAGACGAGAACTTTTTGGCATCTGACGTCCCGGCTATTCTGGATAAGGTCAAGGATATAATATTTTTGAATGACAATGAGATGGTTATTTTAGAGGATGATAAATATGCCATTAAGGGGTTGGATGGCAAGCTAAAGCAGGCCAAGGTTATAAGGATAAACTGGAGTATTGATCAGGCCCAGAAGCAGGGGTATAAACATTTTATGCTTAAGGAGATCAATGAGCAACCGCATATTGTTGAAGACTTGATTGACTCCAGGATCGATCACGGCTCGGGAATAGTTTTTGAAGAGATGAAGATACCAGCCGAGAAATTTAAAAATATAAAGAATATTAATATTGTCGCCTGCGGAACCGCATATCATGCCGGAATAGTAGGTAAATATATAATCGAATCATTATGTGCAATACCTGTTAATGTGGATGTTTCTAGCGAGTTCCGCTACAGGGACCTGCTTATTGATAAAGATTCTCTGGTTATTGCTATAAGCCAATCCGGTGAAACAGCTGATACTTTAGCAGGTATAAGGGAGGCCAAGAACCGTGGCGCCAGTATTTTATCTATATGCAATGTCCTGGGATCTACATTAACCAGGGAGTCCGACGGCGTAATATATACCCATGCTGGTCCCGAAATAGGCGTGGCTTCTACAAAAGCATATATTGCGCAGCTAGTAATTTTATACTTGCTGGCTTTTTATATCGCTGACAAAAGAAGGACTCTGAGTAAGCCGCAGATAGAAAGGCATGTTGAAAAATTAAGACAAATACCCAGGATGCAGAGAGCAATATTATCCAGGCAGGATAAAATTGCGCGCATAGCTAAAAAGAATTCGAACTTCGGTTCATTCTTGTTCTTGGGGCGGAGTTTTAATTACCCTTCTGCGCTTGAAGGCGCGTTAAAATTAAAAGAAATTTCTTATATACCTGCCGAAGGCTATGCTGCCGGTGAAATGAAACATGGGCCAATTGCCTTGATTGATGAATATAGGGCTGTTGTCTGTATAACTCCGGCGTCTAAAGTCTACGATAAGATGGTATCAAATATACAGGAAATTTTAAGCCGCCGGGGTAAGGTAATAGCTATCGCCAGCGCAGGCGACAATCAGATAGGCAAAATGACTAAAGACGTGGTATTGGTTCCGAAAACAGAAGAGCTTTTTTCTCCCCTTACCGTAGCACTACCTTTACAATTATTGGCTTATCATATAGCTGCAAAGCGCGGCTGCGATGTAGACCAACCACGTAATTTAGCCAAGTCTGTAACGGTAGAATAA